The window CAATCttgttgatttatacaacaaatTCTTAGAAGCGTTTAACTTGTAGGAAATGGCCGGTAGACCACCGAGACAGAACCGCAACCCCCGTTATgctaacaacaacaacaacaacgacAACACTAATGAAGAAGGCAACGGGCCTCCACCCCAGTTCAACCTCAACCAGGCAGACTTAATGGCTATAGCCACGATCGTGGCAACTACACTTCAGGGGTTGGTGAACCCCAATGCTAATCAGCAGCCCCCACCTCCACCACAGCATGGGGTCAAGTTTCATTACGAGTCTCTGCGCAAGAACAGGTGCCCAACCTTCAGTGGCGCTGCTGACCCGGAAATTAGCCAGAGTTGGCTAAAGAGTGTGGAAACTCAGTTAAGACTGTTGGAAGTCCCAGATGCACTAAAAGTGGACGTAATAGTGCCTTTCCTGGAAGACAAGGCAGCTAAATGGTGGGAAGCAGTCTCTCCAGCCATGACCGCTGCTGGACCAATCACATGGCGAATCTTCCGGGAAACATTTCTGAAACAGTACTACCCGGCGGAAGTCAGACTACAGAAGTTAAGTGAGTTTGAGAGTCTCAGTCAGGCCCCGGATATGTCAGTAGTGGAATACACCTCTCAATTCAATGCCCTTGGTTCTTATGCTCCTGCAATTATGGCAGATGAAGTTCTGAAATTGCACCGATTTAAAAAGGGGTTGAACAGCAGAATCCAATCCGCTCTGGCAGTCTACCAACCTACCAACTTTTCAGACTTGATGGGTGCGGCTATCCGAGCCGAAGCTGATATTCGTCGGAGAGAAGGGGAAAACAGGAACAAGCGACCCCCTGTCGGCCAGCCCTCCCAGGGAAAACCAATGTTCAAGAGGCCCAATCAGTCAGGTGGACCTCCCTCAGGGAAATTCCCCGTCAATAACTACCAAGGACTCAAGCCATGCTCAACATGTGGCTTCAAGCACTCTGGGGAATGCCGAAGGGCAAGCGGTGTGTGTTTTGGATGTGGGAAAGCGGGGCACCGAATTGCAGAATGTCCTACAGCTACCAACCGACCAGCAGGGCCAAACAGAGGAACTGGGCCAAATCCGGGAGCAGGCCCGAGTAAACCAAAAGAGGATAAGCCCAATGCTAGGATCTTTGCCATGACACAGGAAGAGGCTGATGACGCAACTGAAGTCGTGTCAGGTACCATTCTAATTCAATCAGTACCTGCCTATGCATTATTTGACTGCGGTGCTACCCATTCCTTtatgtctaagagatttgctAAGAAGTTAGGACGTAGGCCTGACAAGCTAACTGAACCTTTCCGAATAGCCACACCTACGAGTAGAGCTATAGAAACTGAGGAGATTTACAGAGACTGTGAAATCAGTATCAATAATCAGACTTTTAGCGCCGACTTGATACAGTTGATCATGGTCGATTTCGACATCATCTTagggatggattggttagcGAGAAACAATGCAGTAGTAGACTGTAAGGGAAAGGAAGTCAAACTCCGAACCCCGAATCAGGAAGAAGTCGTGTTTCACGGGAAATCCAAGGGGCGGAAATCACTATTGTCCGCATCTCAAgcttggaaagccatgaaatCCGGAGGAGATATCTACCTAGCAATGATCAGTGAGGTAACAGAAGAAGTCGAACTGAAACTGGAAGACATCCCGATAGTGAGAGAGTTCCCCgatgtttttccagaagaaCTCTCAGGGACAGTCCCGGACCGCGAGGTGGAGTTCGAGATCAACCTGGTTCCCGGtgcggcaccaatctctaaggcaccatacagaatggcaccagccgAACTCAAGGAGCTGAAGGAACAactccaagaattgctagatAAAAGGCAGATTCGACcaagtgtgtccccgtggggagctccagtactcttcgtaaagaagaaggacggtAGTATGAGATTATGCATCGACTACAGGGAattgaacaagatcacaatcaagaacAGGTACCCTCTACCTCGGATAGACGATCTGTTCGATCAGCTTAAAGGAGCCGCCGTCTTTTCTAAACTGGACCTGAGGACCGGTTATCATCAGTTAAAGGTCAGGGCTGAAGATATTCCCAAGACAGCCTTTCGAACCAGATACGGGCACTACGAATTCACAGTGATGCCCTTTGGTCTGACCAACGCACCAGCAGCATTCATGGACCTTATGAACAGAGTATTCAAGCCATTTCTGGATCAGTTCATagtggtattcatcgacgacattctcgtctattcTCCTGACGAGGCAAGCCACGAAGAGCACCTTCACCTTGCTCTGCAAATCTTAAGAGAGAATAAGCTCTATGCTAAGTTtagcaagtgtgaattctggctaagAAGTGTGTCATTTCTAGGACACGTGATCTCGAGAACAGGAGTGTCAGTGGATCCAAGGAAAGTAGAGGCAATTACAGAGTGGCCGAGACCGAAGAACGCCACTGATATCAGAAGCTTTCTTGgattggcaggatattaccgaaAATTCGTCGAAGGGTTCTCCTCGATAGCCGTGCCACTGACGAAGCTCACacagaaaaattcaaaattcaccTGGAGTGAGGATTGCGAGAAAAGTTTCCAGACGCTGAAAGAGAAACTCGCATCCACACCAGTGCTGATCTTGCCCGCAGAGAATAAGGATTTCACGATTTACAGTGACGCCTCTAAGGACGGTCTAGGATGCGTACTAATGCAAGAAGGAAGAGTGATCGCCTATGCGTCTAGACAGTTGAAACCGCACGAGCAGAATTATCCTACTCATGACCTGGAACTAGCAGCGGTTGTCTTCGCCttaaagatttggaggcactatctctatggtgctaaatgtgaaatcttcacagaccatcagagcctcaagtacttgttcACCCAAAAGGAACTTAATATGAGGCAAAGGCGATGGATCGAActtctgaaagattatgacttgACCATAAGTTACCATCCGGGTAAAGCAAACAAAGTGGCTGATGCGCTAAGTCGGAAGGGCCCAGGAAAAATGACTCTAGCTTCCCTCTCGGCCCGGCCATGTCTGCAGGAGACCGTCAAGTTAAACCAAGATCAAGACCCGGTACTGACTAAAATTAAGGAGCAGGTCAGAGAAGGGAAGTCTCAGGATCATCAAATTGATGACAAGGGAATCTTATGGATGAAAGGAAGACTGTGTGTGCCAGACAGTGATAACCTTCGCCGAGAGATaatgacagaagcgcacaagtCAAAATTCTCAGTCCATctaggcagtacgaagatgtacaggGATCTCAAGAATAGCTTCTGGTGGAATGGCATGAAGAGAGATGTAGCTGAATTCGTCTCTAGATGTCAGGTATGCCAGCAGGTCAAAGCAGAACATcagcgacctggaggattactgcaacctttggaaatccccgagtggaaatgggagcatatctccatggatttcgtggtaGGATTGCCAAAGTCTAGGCAAAGCCACGACGGTATATGGTTAATCGTGGACAGACTCACCAAGACTGCACACTTCCTACCCGTCCGCATGAATTACAATCTCGACAAGTTGGCTTCACTGTACATGGACaacattgtcagacttcatggagtACCAGTGAGCATcttatctgatagagatccgagGTTCGTCTCgcgcttttggaagagctttcaagaGGCCATGGGGACGAAAGTAACCCTAAGTACTGCCTATCACCCCCAAACCGATGGGCAAACGGAGAGGACCATAcaaactttagaggatatgctgcgAGCATGCGCTCTGGAATTCAATAGCAACTGGAGCACTCATTTACCCCTAATTGAGTTTgcttacaacaacagctatcacagCAGCATCggaatggctccatacgaagccctgtatggcagaaaatgtcgatcaccactttactgggatgaaGTGGGAGAGAAAGCTGTAGTGGGACCCGAGCTAGTACAGATGACAGTAGACAAGGTTAAAATTGTCCGAGAGAAACTCAAagcagctcaggaccgacaaaAGAGCTGGGCAGATCTGAAAAGAAGGCCGGTAGAGTTCAACGTGGGCGAGAAGGCGTATGTGAAAGTCTCGCCTATGAGAGGAGTTGTCCGATTCAGTAAGGCCGGAAAACTGAACCCTCGCTATGTTGGACcctttgaaatcttggaaaaagTGGGCACACTAGCATGCAGACTGGCATTGCCACCAAACATGTCAAGGATCCACAACGTATTCCATGTTTCTCAACTAAGGAGATACGTCCCAGACCCAAGCCACATCCTGGAAGTAGAACCACTCATAATGGAAGGAAACTTGGGAAAAGAACTGAAATACGAAGAAGTTCCTATCAGAATTGTGGACACCAAGGAACAAGTGCTTAGGCGACGTATCATTCCCTACGTCAAAGTGCAGTGGTCTAACCACACAGAgagagaagcaacttgggaagttGAAGAGAAGATGCGAAAGGAATATCCTTATCTGTTTGGAGACCAAGCCgactcaagtttcgaggacgaaacttctcataaggagggagggatgtgaggaCCGGATTTTATCCacattataattaaataattgtaaGAAAATGTTAGCATGAGATTTTATTTTGTGCATGGGAGAATATTTTATGGGATATGTGGAGATACTATTGGACATGCAATATTATAGTGATATATTGTGATTAAGCatacaattttcgaaaattaggaAGGAGATTTTCTTGCAAGAGTTGAATATTACATAAGTTGAAGAATTAAGGTATAATATGATAcaagaatttcgaaaatttcccTAGGATAAATGCCAAGATTGGTGAGGATTATATGCTTGGTTAACTTGGacaagaatcatcaagacaTTGCACCACAGCCGTTGGATCGGGTAACCTAGATTTTTCGAATTAACCTAGACCATTGGATTAGAGTGTGAATCTCCTAACTTAAGTAgatatattttcgaaatatggAAGATGAATCAACATCTATGGCAAGGGAATGAGAGTCAAATATTGAGAGATTATGCAAATTATGGTATGATTTGAACACCATATTTAACACCCTTCCCTCCACCTATAAATACCCCATCACCCCACTCATTCCCCACCCTTCAAATTCTCGAAATTTGAGCTGAAAACCAAGGCGAAACCCTGCTGAAAAATCGTCTCTAAACAGTCCAAAAATTTAAGCCGAGGCACCGCCCGATCGAAGAACGAGTAGCGATCCAAATCCTGAAGCCGAGTACCCACGTTTTAGCAATCAATATATACAGTAAGTGGGCTATTTTCAAACTTTGAAATTTCAGATTCGAGTATGCATGTTTtcgattttaaaagaaaataaatagtcGAGTACAATCTTCTTTCTACCTTTCTTGTATTGTCATACGATTTTTTAAACGCACTGTGAGGAGTCAACcgtatatgggtgggaatcccaaccatgacgtacccttacgcggtgggggatataaccgctatacggcctcgcccccttagaggagtaaaaatgagggactgacgtcagtaaaccatagaaggtCGATAAATTGCAGTGCTTGatatatgtttatgcatgtgGTACGAAAATGTTATGCAAGTCATATGATTAATTCGAAATTTTACatgttgatttatattgtgctcgatatcccccacttgctgagtattcccaaatactcaccccttacaacctTCCCAGATAAGTCGTCCGAAGAACAGGTTGAGGACGAAGAGTCCGAacagttttggggatggtgatccACGCGACCAGTACTAGCAGtagtatatttcgaattttatgatttaataagcTGTAAGACGTTTCCGCACTTAATTCTGTCATTTGTTGATTTTCGGATGTAAAAGACAATTGTTTATTtcgtttgaaattatgatataaactggtttggtttatactgtgctacgagaaGGCTTGTCGTTTTAAATTGTGTGATTGTAaacgacgccggtgtcaactccgagtttcggggcgtgacatccGACGTGATCACTTCGATActtaagtcagcaggtgaaAAAGAGTTTGAGAAAGGAAATGGTGAATATATGTGTGAAAATATATGGATCAAGATCCTTTGTTGTGGGTTGTGGGAAACCCACCGCGAAGGACGCTATGCACCTAGTTTTAGTCCACAAcactattaaaaaaaaaacttattttttttttaaaaaaattgatatttttatattttatttatttcaaaatcaaaattatatttttacatTAAAATTTGTGATTAATAATCCAATTTAAagttacaattttatttttggttacaAACATATATGTGCGGTAAAATGACATCTCtcttattattttttcttttataatttttaaactttttttaaaaaaatgttaataaaaatttatttcttttgttACAAATATGTGATTCTGAACGAAAAAAAAAACGACGGtacattcaatttttttaatattatagttcatttttttaaaaaaaattctctttttttatcttgttaattttttatttaaaaattaaaaaattttatcaatcacatatttgtaacaaaaataataatcttgTTGGCTTTTTTATATTCTAATTCTTTTGAAAAactattttctctttttttgtATTGTTAATTTATCTCATtcttttttaaagttttaaatacaaaaaatattttttcctttcTTAGAGATTTAAGAAATAatccaattttaaaaaaaatgtaaaaaattttaaaaaaactaagcGTTCGAACaggaaaaaattatataagataattttctttttatatCGTGTCAATTTTTGGGTATTATTTTTGTAAGATCGAgacttgccgctttaccaaaagctataggttgtggtaatggtgcaactcaaatcttttaaatcacacatcaactcaagcaccacggttctaTCGCTCTACTaaacagggacaattattgcacccaacaatctccctcccaataattgcgcTCCTTGCCATCAATGggtcgaacccgtgaccttggctctgatattAATTGTAGGATCgaacgcttgccgctttaccaaaagttatagcttaaagtaatggtgcaactcaaatattttaaactgcacagcagctcaaaCACCACGATTCGATCGCTTTACAAAgcatggacaattattgcactcaacaattttttattgttCGATAGATTCAATCTTTTCTAAATTTTTTGTACATTTACAAATATGtgtttaataaaaattttacttctaaataaaaaattaacaagataaaaaaaagagaaaatagatttttaaaaaagaactataatattaaaaaaaaattgaaggtaCCGTCGTTTTTTCTTGTTCATTCGGAATCACATTTTTGTAACAAaagaattaaatttttataaacattattttaaaaaaggagttgaaaaaattattaaaaaaataataagaaaaacgTCATTTTATTCTTACAATATATATTTctaatcaaaaataaaatttaaatttaaattggactattcacatattttaatataaaaaatataattttgattttgaaataactaaataccaattttttttaaaaaattttttttttaatagtgTTGGATTAAAACAAGGTGCATAGCATCCTTTGTCGTGGGTTTCCCACATCAGAGGATCTTGATATATATGAATCCAATACCCTAATGTAAAAGCAAACCTGCTATTTAAAGGAAGAAAGTCAACTTGGTAACCTTGTTTTCAGTGTCTACTTACTAATTATAGCAATGTGATTGCTCATACCCTACTTTCTGATAGCTTCTTTATCACGCCAAATCCTTATAGCGCTGGcagatagagtatatcatacTTACACACTTGAATGCAGTGCTAGTATCGAGGTAACCCGGGTATAGAGTCAATCACCCGAGAACTCGTCTAGAAGCTCGGGTTGCTGGTAGCTCGAGGTATATGCCCGGATGTTAATAGACCGGAGAAATGATGTCTCAGGCACTTACCTGCCCGACTGCTAATGAGTTCATGATACAGCCCTATCACGATCTTAGCTATCCATTTAATATTCCGAATCATCCATGACCCGAGCTCTTCCAAGGATATCACTAATTCAACTTCAtataaaaacaaatataaatCACCGCATTGCAAAACCAAACAAAAACTATAATTTACTATGCAAACCATAGCCAAAAGGATATCTGTTGTTGAAAACAGTACTCCAAAAGGAAAAGTAACCCAAAAAGTTTCAAAACGAAGCAATTAAGAATACTGGATCAGGACACAAAATCCCCTGACACAAAAGGCGTTAAAAATCAGAGCCAACAAAAAATTATAAACTCAAAACGGGCCAATGAATCTTACAAAGCAATCATCATCAATagaataattccataatttttaTTCCgagagtatgatatttttttgttatgatataatttttaaataattataaatttattcttATACTTTTTAACTCATAAAATAATCTCGTCAACGTAGTATCATTCTTCAACACCGAGAGTTTAGATTTTTGTTATCTTCAACATCGAGACATAAAAGAAGCATTTTCTACATGTTATCAAAACCACCAATGAAGAATAAGAGGATAGTAAAGCGCCAATTGCACGCCAAGCGCATGCAGAATCGTGGACCAAGGTCCTATTGGGGGAGGAATCTCCACGCACAATCCATTGCTTCGATCATCCGGTCCGCCATACTAGTTCTAGGGGGCCTCAGGTCCCTCAGCAGAAAAAAGTCATTACACATGCATGCTCCCAAAAGTTTCAGTACGCTCTTGCTTTACTAAAAATGTGTATTTAGTTGAATTTAATAGCCGCGTTTAAACTTCGGATAAAatcgaaaaaatcaaaaatcCAAACTTAAAAACCGAACACTGAATCAAACCGAAAAccaaattttataattcggatataaatgttaaaatcgaaatttatttggttcggtttcggatt is drawn from Primulina eburnea isolate SZY01 chromosome 10, ASM2296580v1, whole genome shotgun sequence and contains these coding sequences:
- the LOC140802861 gene encoding uncharacterized protein translates to MAGRPPRQNRNPRYANNNNNNDNTNEEGNGPPPQFNLNQADLMAIATIVATTLQGLVNPNANQQPPPPPQHGVKFHYESLRKNRCPTFSGAADPEISQSWLKSVETQLRLLEVPDALKVDVIVPFLEDKAAKWWEAVSPAMTAAGPITWRIFRETFLKQYYPAEVRLQKLSEFESLSQAPDMSVVEYTSQFNALGSYAPAIMADEVLKLHRFKKGLNSRIQSALAVYQPTNFSDLMGAAIRAEADIRRREGENRNKRPPVGQPSQGKPMFKRPNQSGGPPSGKFPVNNYQGLKPCSTCGFKHSGECRRASGVCFGCGKAGHRIAECPTATNRPAGPNRGTGPNPGAGPSKPKEDKPNARIFAMTQEEADDATEVVSGTILIQSVPAYALFDCGATHSFMSKRFAKKLGRRPDKLTEPFRIATPTSRAIETEEIYRDCEISINNQTFSADLIQLIMVDFDIILGMDWLARNNAVVDCKGKEVKLRTPNQEEVVFHGKSKGRKSLLSASQAWKAMKSGGDIYLAMISEVTEEVELKLEDIPIVREFPDVFPEELSGTVPDREVEFEINLVPGAAPISKAPYRMAPAELKELKEQLQELLDKRQIRPSVSPWGAPVLFVKKKDGSMRLCIDYRELNKITIKNRYPLPRIDDLFDQLKGAAVFSKLDLRTGYHQLKVRAEDIPKTAFRTRYGHYEFTVMPFGLTNAPAAFMDLMNRVFKPFLDQFIVVFIDDILVYSPDEASHEEHLHLALQILRENKLYAKFSKCEFWLRSVSFLGHVISRTGVSVDPRKVEAITEWPRPKNATDIRSFLGLAGYYRKFVEGFSSIAVPLTKLTQKNSKFTWSEDCEKSFQTLKEKLASTPVLILPAENKDFTIYSDASKDGLGCVLMQEGRVIAYASRQLKPHEQNYPTHDLELAAVVFALKIWRHYLYGAKCEIFTDHQSLKYLFTQKELNMRQRRWIELLKDYDLTISYHPGKANKVADALSRKGPGKMTLASLSARPCLQETVKLNQDQDPVLTKIKEQVREGKSQDHQIDDKGILWMKGRLCVPDSDNLRREIMTEAHKSKFSVHLGSTKMYRDLKNSFWWNGMKRDVAEFVSRCQEEINRGRFKKTFSLVSKKDSLRTILELVAHFDLDLQQMDVKTSFLNGELEEEVNMEKPEGFFSSNGEQLVCKLKKYIYGLKQASCQWYLKFHDVISSFVFVENPMDQCIYQKVSESNICFFILYVDDILLATNDKGLLYEVKKFLSKNFDMKDMGDASYVIDIKIHRDRIRGILGVSQETYINKVLDRYRMKDCSPSIAPVVKGDKFNLSQCPKNDLEREQMKTFLMLLLSEA